One genomic region from Halococcus qingdaonensis encodes:
- a CDS encoding DsbA family protein has protein sequence MHATTGTGAFDIELGGRPIMGALDAPVSIYYWSEYQCPFCERFESDTLPKLIENHVSTGDVRMVFIEFPYIGKSSMTAAVMDQCVWRQVKGSNPDAYWRWHSAVFEAQGKENSGWASQANLLDITRDVEGVSTDDVEQCMSQNRNSIEKNIEADSQRARSLGISGTPGFIVYNRQSEEGGKIVGAQPYDQFESAIEQVNNS, from the coding sequence ATGCACGCGACGACCGGGACGGGTGCGTTCGACATCGAACTCGGCGGGCGTCCAATTATGGGTGCGCTCGATGCTCCAGTTAGCATCTATTACTGGAGCGAGTATCAGTGTCCGTTCTGTGAGCGCTTCGAAAGCGACACGCTGCCGAAACTCATTGAGAACCACGTCTCCACTGGCGACGTGCGCATGGTCTTTATCGAGTTTCCCTATATCGGGAAGAGTTCGATGACTGCCGCCGTGATGGACCAGTGTGTCTGGCGACAGGTCAAGGGATCGAACCCCGACGCCTACTGGCGGTGGCACTCGGCAGTCTTCGAGGCTCAAGGGAAGGAGAACTCCGGGTGGGCTTCACAGGCAAATCTGCTCGACATCACCCGCGACGTTGAGGGGGTCTCGACCGATGACGTCGAGCAATGTATGAGCCAAAACCGCAATTCAATCGAGAAGAACATCGAGGCAGACAGCCAGCGGGCACGCTCGCTCGGTATCAGCGGCACACCCGGATTCATCGTTTACAATCGCCAGTCCGAAGAGGGTGGCAAAATCGTCGGCGCACAGCCGTACGATCAATTTGAATCCGCCATCGAACAGGTGAACAATTCGTGA
- a CDS encoding DUF7521 family protein yields MNVILVGGKLLVVVLGLLIAYQGYRAYQRHQSRPMLFTSVGFLFLSLGSAIDCSLLAQVNLKSPLSGLIQTCVLTTGMIFVLHSIYR; encoded by the coding sequence ATGAACGTGATTTTGGTCGGCGGGAAACTTCTCGTCGTTGTCCTCGGGTTGCTCATTGCCTATCAAGGCTATCGAGCATATCAGCGACATCAGAGTCGTCCGATGTTGTTCACGTCGGTCGGCTTCCTGTTTCTCAGTCTCGGGAGTGCGATCGACTGCTCGCTTCTAGCCCAGGTGAACCTCAAATCCCCTCTCTCAGGGTTGATTCAAACCTGTGTATTGACCACTGGAATGATATTTGTCTTGCACTCGATCTATCGTTGA
- a CDS encoding transcriptional regulator produces the protein MSAKELGDACDASLSTVYRRADELQQHGLLDEYTKADEDGHHFSLYQATVKDINVEFDAGTVTVSVSRRSDPADRFAHIWDGIRESDQ, from the coding sequence ATGTCAGCAAAAGAACTCGGGGACGCGTGCGATGCATCGCTGTCGACCGTCTACCGACGCGCCGACGAGCTCCAACAGCATGGCCTGCTTGACGAGTATACGAAGGCCGATGAGGATGGACACCATTTCAGCCTGTATCAAGCGACTGTCAAAGATATTAACGTCGAATTCGACGCCGGAACCGTGACCGTCTCCGTTTCGAGGCGGTCCGATCCGGCCGACCGGTTCGCTCACATCTGGGATGGCATTCGGGAGTCGGATCAATGA
- a CDS encoding MBL fold metallo-hydrolase — MFEKITARGLANKQDSGADDYVLIDTRPEDSYGSWRVTGAEHLQFGPAEILSDDQKERVEQLADSDEILTICGKGATSTRLASELDANGFEDVSVVTGGMREWNELYETAEVETATDDLLLIQFQRRAKGCLSYLVGSKTTGEAVVVDPTRHTDQYITTAAEHGMEITHVLDTHVHADHISGGRDLAARLDVPYHLGEQATKRDLAYDFEALKDGETLSMGDIDIEVLAAPGHTTEMVAYRVGDEAVLTGDSLFLDSVGRTELEFGEEGAENGARMQYETLHGTLLELPTELTVLPGHVTVENDGTYANASPGELVGATLEEVHSRLDLADLDEEAFVERMVENVPAKPDNYESVIGINRGVERVESDRNATMLETGANNCAA, encoded by the coding sequence ATGTTCGAAAAGATCACCGCCAGAGGCCTCGCAAACAAACAGGATTCGGGCGCTGACGACTACGTTCTCATCGACACGCGGCCCGAGGACAGTTACGGCTCGTGGCGCGTGACGGGGGCGGAGCACCTCCAGTTCGGCCCGGCGGAAATCCTGAGCGACGACCAGAAAGAGCGCGTCGAGCAGTTGGCGGACAGCGACGAGATACTCACTATCTGCGGGAAAGGAGCAACATCGACACGACTCGCCTCCGAGCTCGACGCCAACGGCTTTGAGGACGTCTCGGTCGTAACTGGAGGGATGCGCGAGTGGAACGAGCTATACGAAACTGCGGAAGTCGAAACCGCGACTGACGACCTTCTCCTCATCCAATTCCAGCGCCGCGCGAAGGGCTGTCTCTCCTATCTCGTCGGCTCGAAAACCACTGGAGAAGCTGTTGTCGTCGATCCCACTCGTCACACCGATCAGTATATTACTACTGCCGCCGAGCACGGGATGGAAATCACGCACGTCCTCGATACACACGTCCACGCTGACCACATTTCCGGCGGGCGCGACCTCGCAGCCAGACTCGACGTTCCGTATCATCTCGGCGAGCAGGCAACCAAGCGCGACCTCGCCTACGACTTCGAGGCGCTCAAAGACGGTGAAACGCTTTCGATGGGCGACATCGATATCGAAGTCCTCGCGGCACCCGGTCACACTACCGAGATGGTCGCCTACCGCGTCGGCGATGAGGCCGTGCTCACGGGAGACAGCCTGTTTCTCGATTCGGTCGGACGCACTGAACTCGAATTCGGCGAGGAAGGGGCCGAGAACGGAGCGAGGATGCAGTACGAGACGCTTCACGGGACACTGCTCGAACTCCCCACGGAACTCACCGTTCTGCCGGGCCACGTCACAGTCGAAAACGACGGCACCTACGCGAACGCTTCGCCGGGCGAACTCGTCGGCGCTACGCTTGAGGAGGTCCATAGCCGACTTGACCTCGCCGATCTCGATGAGGAGGCGTTCGTCGAGCGAATGGTTGAAAATGTTCCTGCGAAGCCTGACAACTACGAGTCGGTCATCGGTATCAATCGAGGCGTGGAGCGCGTCGAAAGTGACCGTAACGCCACGATGCTCGAAACGGGCGCAAACAACTGTGCAGCTTGA
- a CDS encoding IS1595 family transposase (programmed frameshift), with product MDEESAQVFLPPRERCFERLRLARFGETVTCVHCGDDNVVKRGTTDKDAQQYRCKHCETYFSDLTKTIFWQHRFELEEMFYIVKEMRSEPTAQIARDLDRDYEAVLNFVHKVQDVSGEIDEFDLYGVCEADEVYVTAGEKGVEDENGSPRERGLFKKGRGTFKSDKPPVLTLVRRDDGRVRFLVCEDLQDADEDIAEYGDGSVILCTDGYTIYNDIEDKEGVDGHLAVTHSDTYVIGDAHTNTCENRHSFLRQWLAKFRGVSKHHLQKYLGFLGLKLNSPDDWFEKLLCYDVSG from the exons ATGGACGAGGAGTCAGCTCAGGTCTTCCTTCCACCGCGTGAGCGATGCTTCGAGCGTCTCCGTCTCGCCCGCTTCGGCGAGACGGTGACGTGTGTCCATTGCGGAGATGACAACGTCGTCAAACGCGGAACGACCGACAAAGACGCCCAACAGTACCGCTGCAAGCACTGCGAGACCTACTTCAGCGACCTCACGAAGACGATTTTCTGGCAGCATCGCTTCGAACTCGAAGAGATGTTCTACATCGTCAAGGAGATGCGATCTGAGCCGACCGCTCAGATCGCTCGAGACCTCGATCGCGACTACGAAGCCGTCCTCAACTTCGTCCACAAAGTCCAGGACGTCAGCGGTGAGATTGACGAATTCGATCTCTACGGCGTGTGTGAAGCCGACGAGGTCTACGTCACGGCTGGTGAGAAAGGAGTTGAAGACGAGAACGGGAGTCCGCGCGAGCGCGGACTCT TCAAAAAAGGACGCGGAACCTTCAAGTCAGACAAACCGCCGGTCTTGACACTCGTCCGTCGGGATGACGGACGAGTTCGGTTTCTCGTTTGTGAAGATCTACAGGATGCTGACGAAGATATTGCCGAGTACGGCGACGGAAGCGTGATCCTCTGCACCGATGGCTACACGATCTACAACGACATCGAGGATAAGGAGGGGGTGGACGGCCATTTGGCCGTCACCCACTCCGACACCTACGTGATCGGTGACGCCCACACAAACACCTGCGAGAACCGCCACAGCTTCCTTCGCCAGTGGCTGGCGAAGTTCAGAGGTGTCTCGAAGCATCACCTTCAGAAATACCTCGGCTTCCTCGGACTGAAACTCAATTCACCGGACGATTGGTTCGAGAAACTGCTTTGTTACGATGTATCGGGATGA
- a CDS encoding RNA-guided endonuclease InsQ/TnpB family protein: MANRTVTRTYRAKIQNHSQVRDSLDELGFAAAKLWNVARWTAGRVWDACGQIPDDGVLKSYLKGAGRYVDLHSQSSQRVLEELDEAFTGWYGHRDNGNEKANPPGYRKHNDEHPRSTVTFKQKGFKHDAKNNRLRLSKGRNLKDHRSDFVLCEYDVIGPQGITVENIHQVRAVHEHGVWQLHIVCRVEIDVPDAPGNGVAGVDLGICNFAAVSFGDEALLYPGGALKEDDYYFAKKRAECDSSTSREARRLDRKRTDRRTHFLHTLSKTIVEECADRSVGTIVVGDLAGIRKDDETGNPTNWGTHGNLDLHGWAFDRFETMLEYKGEAVGIDVRRKDERGTSKSCSACGRTDDSQRVERGLYVCDECGLVANADTNGAENIRRSSRYIVTKQFLEPIVR; encoded by the coding sequence ATGGCGAATCGGACTGTCACACGGACCTATCGAGCGAAGATTCAAAATCACTCGCAAGTCCGCGACAGTCTCGATGAGCTTGGTTTCGCCGCCGCCAAACTCTGGAACGTCGCCCGCTGGACAGCGGGCCGCGTCTGGGATGCCTGCGGCCAGATTCCCGACGACGGTGTTCTCAAATCCTACCTCAAAGGGGCCGGACGCTACGTGGATTTACACAGTCAATCCAGTCAACGAGTTCTTGAAGAACTCGATGAAGCGTTTACCGGCTGGTATGGCCACCGCGACAACGGGAACGAGAAAGCGAACCCGCCCGGCTACCGCAAACACAACGACGAGCATCCACGCTCGACGGTCACGTTCAAGCAGAAGGGATTCAAGCACGATGCGAAGAACAATCGTCTTCGCCTCTCAAAAGGGCGGAATCTCAAAGATCACCGCTCTGACTTCGTCCTCTGTGAGTACGATGTCATTGGTCCGCAAGGAATCACCGTCGAGAACATCCACCAGGTGCGCGCCGTTCACGAACACGGTGTGTGGCAGTTGCACATCGTCTGTCGCGTCGAAATCGACGTACCCGACGCACCCGGCAACGGAGTTGCCGGGGTTGACCTCGGTATCTGCAATTTCGCCGCCGTCAGCTTCGGTGACGAAGCCCTGTTATACCCCGGTGGCGCGCTCAAAGAAGACGACTACTACTTCGCCAAGAAGCGTGCCGAGTGCGATTCGAGTACGTCGCGCGAAGCGCGACGACTCGACCGAAAGCGTACCGACCGGCGGACGCACTTCTTGCACACGCTCTCGAAAACGATTGTCGAAGAGTGCGCCGACCGCAGCGTCGGAACAATCGTGGTCGGCGACCTCGCGGGAATCCGCAAGGACGACGAGACTGGTAACCCCACTAACTGGGGCACACACGGGAATCTCGACCTGCACGGGTGGGCGTTCGACCGTTTCGAGACAATGCTTGAGTACAAGGGCGAAGCCGTTGGTATCGACGTGCGCCGCAAAGACGAACGTGGTACGTCGAAGTCGTGTTCGGCCTGTGGCCGAACCGACGATAGCCAGCGCGTCGAGCGCGGGTTGTACGTCTGCGATGAGTGCGGGCTGGTTGCGAATGCCGACACGAACGGTGCGGAAAACATCAGGCGCTCATCCCGATACATCGTAACAAAGCAGTTTCTCGAACCAATCGTCCGGTGA
- a CDS encoding DUF58 domain-containing protein, producing MQVTRRYWTIAGTGLLLAVLAVAFARPSLLVGAASIGAWLLGRQYLFVRALSATTDTMTVEQFPAQERVVAGTETPVTLAASLARPAPLAINIEIGLPVSATGTDAEGRTLTIAPGDERADTTVTATWAVAGSYDLPQPTFTLEDADGLFVEQLSRGPTPSIVVEPEGPRNVHVGEGGEQLMAAYGRRQSGRQDTGLDPGELREYVPGDTADRIDWNATARLNEPHVREYEVETNRTTAFLVDHRTTMADGPTGETKLDYAREVALTFVDSVAGFDEPLGYYAVGDGGITDRRPPTAGRYDDVKRRLRALDPTAGSADDRDEPATLRHTARGLTGRSDFEQTLAPYLESTATYVERIAGDPLFETARTSRSELSGTLWTVIFTDDSNRAELRETVKLARRGDGHVLVFLTPTALFEPGGLADLEDAYERYRRFESFRRDLARLRRVSAFEVGPRDRLDAVLASGSQRSRPANAR from the coding sequence ATGCAGGTCACGCGCCGCTACTGGACGATCGCCGGGACGGGGCTGTTGCTCGCCGTCCTCGCGGTCGCGTTCGCCCGCCCGTCCCTGTTGGTCGGTGCGGCGAGCATCGGCGCGTGGCTGCTCGGCCGCCAGTATCTGTTCGTCCGGGCGCTCTCGGCAACGACCGACACGATGACGGTCGAGCAGTTCCCCGCCCAGGAGCGAGTGGTCGCGGGCACCGAGACGCCGGTCACGCTCGCGGCGTCGCTCGCCCGGCCCGCCCCGCTGGCGATCAATATCGAGATCGGGCTGCCGGTCAGCGCGACGGGGACGGACGCCGAGGGACGCACGCTCACCATCGCACCCGGCGACGAGCGGGCCGACACGACGGTGACGGCCACCTGGGCGGTCGCCGGCTCCTACGACCTGCCTCAGCCGACGTTCACGCTCGAAGACGCCGACGGGCTGTTCGTCGAGCAGCTATCGCGCGGGCCGACGCCGTCGATCGTCGTCGAACCGGAGGGGCCGCGGAACGTCCACGTCGGCGAGGGTGGCGAACAGCTCATGGCAGCGTACGGGCGACGGCAGAGCGGCCGTCAGGACACCGGACTCGATCCGGGCGAACTCCGTGAGTACGTTCCCGGCGACACGGCCGACCGCATCGACTGGAACGCGACCGCACGGCTGAACGAGCCGCACGTCCGCGAGTACGAGGTCGAAACCAACCGGACGACGGCGTTTCTCGTCGATCATCGCACGACGATGGCTGACGGACCGACCGGCGAGACGAAACTCGACTACGCGCGGGAGGTCGCGCTGACGTTCGTCGACAGCGTCGCCGGGTTCGACGAACCGCTCGGCTACTACGCCGTCGGCGACGGCGGCATCACCGATCGCCGTCCACCGACCGCCGGCCGCTACGACGACGTCAAACGCCGACTCCGTGCGCTCGATCCGACCGCCGGGAGCGCCGACGATCGCGACGAGCCCGCCACGCTGCGCCACACCGCCCGCGGGCTCACCGGTCGGAGCGACTTCGAGCAAACGCTCGCCCCGTATCTCGAATCGACGGCAACGTACGTCGAGCGGATCGCGGGCGATCCGCTGTTCGAGACCGCACGGACGAGCCGCTCCGAGCTCTCCGGGACGCTCTGGACGGTGATCTTCACCGACGACAGCAACCGTGCCGAGCTACGCGAGACGGTCAAACTCGCCCGGCGCGGCGACGGTCACGTGCTCGTCTTCCTCACGCCGACGGCGCTGTTCGAGCCGGGCGGGCTCGCCGATCTCGAGGACGCCTACGAGCGCTACCGACGGTTCGAGTCGTTCCGGCGTGATCTCGCCCGTCTCAGGCGCGTCTCCGCGTTCGAGGTCGGCCCGCGCGACCGACTGGATGCCGTGCTCGCGAGCGGGAGTCAGCGCAGCCGTCCGGCGAACGCGCGGTGA
- a CDS encoding PIN domain-containing protein, translating to MTVLDSSVIIDYLDGVEEVVEFVDEQPVLVTSSICVYEVLAGEVFSADETDLVEARENFGRVAALDFSEEIAFEAARIQNRLLESGDPMSPRDLMIAATARSEGTELVVSDVDFDTDGLRELLPVRDFGPQ from the coding sequence GTGACCGTTCTCGACTCATCGGTTATCATAGATTACCTCGATGGCGTCGAGGAAGTCGTCGAGTTCGTCGATGAGCAACCGGTCTTGGTCACCTCCAGCATCTGTGTTTACGAAGTCCTCGCTGGTGAGGTGTTCTCGGCAGATGAGACTGACCTCGTCGAGGCGCGTGAGAACTTCGGGCGAGTCGCCGCTCTCGACTTCTCCGAGGAGATCGCATTTGAAGCAGCTCGGATACAAAATCGCCTTCTCGAATCCGGCGATCCCATGTCACCACGCGACCTCATGATTGCGGCGACAGCTCGGTCCGAAGGGACGGAACTCGTCGTCTCCGACGTTGACTTCGATACGGACGGTCTCCGTGAACTACTCCCCGTCCGGGACTTTGGTCCACAGTAG
- a CDS encoding antitoxin VapB family protein: MSTSIRVSDRTKEKLARLKREDENWDEFLDRLANEGAGMNAGVWKGTSKAEMARETIKRSRESYGQ; this comes from the coding sequence ATGAGCACATCTATTCGTGTTTCTGACAGAACAAAGGAGAAGCTGGCGAGACTGAAGCGTGAAGACGAGAACTGGGACGAGTTCCTCGACCGACTGGCGAACGAGGGGGCGGGGATGAACGCTGGCGTGTGGAAGGGAACGAGCAAGGCCGAGATGGCCCGTGAAACGATCAAGCGTTCCCGGGAGAGCTACGGGCAGTGA
- a CDS encoding DUF1616 domain-containing protein: MSDGTLRLLLPRPLRRFPADLAAIVLLVLATGVATLAPVVSETPLRVVLGLVFALFAPGYAFIAALFPERGPRVEDTAATDDEESERSATTLDESVQEAADDRSGLSERADPRRAGSIDGIERVALSFGLSIAITPLLGLLLNFTPFGIRLVPIVLSIGGFTLAATVVAALRRQALPDNERFRVPYRSWIGSARAELFDPETRLDAVLNVVLVVSLLLAVSSVGYAVLVPKSGESFSEFYLLTENESGALVADDYPQNFTVGESQPLTVGIGNHEHEQVDYSVVAQLQRVSVQNNSTTVRERRELDRFSRSIPANGSANWTHDVTPTMTGDRLRLTYLLYRGSPPESPTTENAYRETHLWVNVSSR; the protein is encoded by the coding sequence ATGTCTGACGGGACGCTTCGGTTACTGCTGCCGCGCCCCCTTCGTCGGTTCCCCGCCGATCTCGCGGCGATCGTTCTGCTCGTGCTCGCGACGGGGGTCGCCACGCTCGCGCCGGTCGTCAGCGAGACGCCGCTCCGGGTCGTGCTCGGGCTCGTCTTCGCGCTGTTCGCGCCCGGCTACGCGTTCATCGCCGCACTGTTTCCCGAACGCGGTCCCCGTGTCGAGGACACAGCGGCGACCGACGACGAGGAGAGCGAGCGCTCGGCGACGACCCTCGACGAGTCCGTTCAGGAGGCCGCCGACGACCGTTCCGGACTGTCCGAGCGTGCCGATCCCCGCCGTGCGGGCAGCATCGACGGCATCGAGCGGGTGGCGCTGTCCTTTGGGCTCAGCATCGCGATCACGCCGCTGCTCGGGCTTCTGTTGAACTTCACCCCCTTCGGCATCCGGCTCGTCCCGATCGTGCTCTCGATCGGCGGGTTCACACTGGCTGCCACTGTGGTTGCCGCGCTGCGTCGCCAGGCGCTCCCCGACAACGAGCGATTCCGCGTTCCGTACCGTTCCTGGATAGGATCGGCGCGGGCGGAACTGTTCGATCCCGAGACGCGCCTCGATGCCGTGTTGAACGTCGTGTTGGTCGTGAGCCTGCTGCTCGCGGTCAGCAGTGTCGGCTACGCCGTTCTGGTGCCCAAATCCGGCGAGAGCTTCAGCGAGTTCTACTTGCTCACCGAGAACGAATCCGGCGCGCTCGTCGCCGACGACTATCCACAGAACTTCACCGTCGGGGAGAGCCAGCCGCTCACCGTCGGGATCGGCAACCACGAACACGAGCAGGTCGACTACTCGGTCGTCGCCCAGCTCCAGCGCGTTTCGGTACAGAACAACTCGACGACCGTTCGCGAGCGCCGGGAGCTCGATCGGTTCAGCCGGTCGATCCCCGCGAACGGATCGGCCAACTGGACCCACGACGTGACGCCGACAATGACCGGCGATCGCCTCCGGCTCACCTATCTGCTCTATCGTGGCTCGCCGCCGGAGAGTCCGACTACCGAGAACGCCTACCGAGAGACGCATCTGTGGGTGAACGTCTCGTCGCGGTAG
- a CDS encoding transporter substrate-binding domain-containing protein, whose amino-acid sequence MHETGRRTSRRTYLKRLGAVTAVASTAGCVGGLGGGGSDSMTIVPGTAPGFPPFETKQGGEIVGFDIDLLSAVVSNTDYELEGWKDFEFSSLTPALKNDKIDVIAAAMTINEKRDESIDFTNPYYSADQAVLVRKGASSPPSEFAGLAGRTVGVQEGTTGASVVEKQLVKPGKIAQSKFNTYGNYVLAVEDLVNRNLDAVVLDTPVARTFVDRRAVTIAATYETGEKYGFGVRTDADDLTKALNDGLEQVRNGSKYEEIRDEWFAGGGSGGNASAGNGTGGNASAGATSNGSTTSSS is encoded by the coding sequence ATGCACGAGACCGGTCGCCGGACTTCACGGCGAACATATCTGAAGCGGCTCGGTGCCGTCACTGCGGTCGCCAGCACTGCTGGCTGTGTCGGCGGGCTCGGTGGCGGTGGCTCCGATTCCATGACGATCGTTCCGGGGACCGCTCCCGGATTCCCTCCGTTCGAGACGAAACAGGGCGGCGAGATCGTCGGCTTCGATATCGATCTCCTCTCGGCGGTGGTCTCGAACACCGATTACGAGCTCGAAGGCTGGAAGGACTTCGAGTTCAGCTCGCTCACTCCGGCGCTCAAAAACGACAAGATCGACGTCATCGCGGCCGCGATGACGATCAACGAGAAGCGCGACGAATCGATCGACTTCACGAACCCCTACTACAGCGCCGATCAGGCGGTTCTCGTTCGGAAAGGAGCCAGCTCGCCGCCGTCGGAATTTGCTGGGCTCGCGGGACGGACCGTCGGCGTGCAGGAGGGGACGACGGGCGCGAGCGTCGTCGAGAAACAGCTCGTCAAACCGGGGAAGATCGCCCAATCGAAGTTCAACACCTACGGCAACTACGTGCTCGCGGTCGAGGATCTGGTCAACCGCAACCTCGATGCCGTAGTGCTCGACACCCCGGTCGCCCGTACGTTCGTCGACCGGCGAGCGGTAACGATCGCGGCGACCTACGAAACCGGCGAGAAATACGGCTTCGGCGTGCGGACCGACGCCGATGACCTCACGAAGGCGCTGAACGACGGGCTCGAACAGGTCAGAAACGGCAGCAAGTACGAGGAGATCCGTGACGAGTGGTTCGCCGGTGGCGGCTCGGGCGGCAACGCGAGCGCCGGCAACGGAACCGGCGGCAACGCAAGCGCCGGGGCCACGAGCAACGGATCCACGACGTCCTCCAGCTGA
- a CDS encoding amino acid ABC transporter permease: MLPGTGIAGAVAVGSLELSIRTIAQLGSDTCGSLPPDVAFVCENAGYLAGGLVLTIALTIASLLVGLVAGFPAGAIEVYGGRYASLAVEAVGTVFRGTPIVVILIFAYFVVPITDWFPVQRVLPVGGAFVAAVVGLGLRSAAYQSQLFRGTLQSVDEGQMEAARAVGLSKLGAIRHVIVPQALRRSVPGFQNEFTIVLKDTSVAIAIGLAELFTRSQDLFVQRTTAVTEVILLISAVYFVMTFGTNRALEYLNDYYAIPGEST; the protein is encoded by the coding sequence ATGCTCCCCGGAACCGGTATCGCCGGCGCTGTCGCGGTCGGCAGTCTCGAGCTCTCGATACGGACGATCGCACAGCTCGGTAGCGACACCTGTGGGAGCCTCCCGCCGGACGTGGCGTTCGTCTGTGAGAACGCCGGCTATCTCGCCGGCGGACTGGTGTTGACGATCGCCCTCACGATCGCGAGCCTGCTGGTCGGGCTGGTGGCGGGCTTTCCGGCGGGCGCGATCGAGGTGTACGGCGGCCGCTATGCGTCACTCGCCGTCGAGGCCGTCGGCACGGTGTTCCGCGGGACGCCGATCGTGGTAATCTTGATCTTCGCGTATTTCGTCGTCCCGATCACCGACTGGTTCCCGGTCCAGCGAGTGCTGCCCGTCGGCGGCGCGTTCGTCGCCGCGGTCGTCGGGCTCGGGCTGCGAAGCGCCGCCTACCAGTCACAGCTGTTTCGCGGCACCCTCCAGAGCGTCGACGAGGGTCAGATGGAGGCCGCACGCGCCGTCGGGCTCTCGAAACTCGGCGCGATCCGCCACGTGATCGTCCCACAGGCGCTCCGGCGGTCGGTGCCCGGGTTCCAAAACGAGTTCACGATCGTGCTGAAGGACACGAGTGTCGCGATCGCGATCGGCCTCGCCGAACTGTTCACCCGGAGTCAGGATCTGTTCGTCCAGCGGACGACCGCGGTGACGGAGGTCATCCTCCTCATCAGCGCCGTCTACTTCGTCATGACCTTCGGAACGAATCGCGCTCTCGAATATCTCAACGACTACTACGCGATCCCCGGTGAGTCGACGTGA
- a CDS encoding amino acid ABC transporter ATP-binding protein, with product MSDHDPLLTVESVSKRYGDERVLNDVSFTMDRGDVTVMMGPSGSGKSTLLRCVNRLTDVDGGEIRLGDHRVTDPGIDVDALRRDVGMVFQDINLFTHLTALKNVTLGLREVRGFSKDDAREAATDQLERVGLGDQLDSYPGELSGGQKQRVGIARALAMEPDLLLFDEPTSALDPELVGEVTAVMADLAAEGMTMLVVTHEKGFAREAATDALFLDAGSIAERGPPAQLFENPENERTAEFLDRVSTVSGER from the coding sequence ATGAGTGACCACGACCCCCTGTTGACAGTCGAATCGGTCTCGAAACGCTACGGCGACGAGCGCGTTCTGAACGACGTGAGCTTCACGATGGATCGTGGCGACGTCACGGTGATGATGGGGCCGAGCGGCAGCGGGAAGTCCACGCTGTTGCGCTGTGTCAACCGGCTCACCGACGTCGACGGCGGCGAGATCAGACTCGGCGATCACCGCGTGACCGATCCCGGCATCGATGTCGACGCGCTCCGACGGGACGTCGGGATGGTGTTTCAGGACATCAACCTCTTCACCCATCTCACGGCGCTGAAAAACGTCACGCTGGGGCTGCGGGAAGTCCGCGGCTTCTCAAAGGACGATGCCCGCGAGGCAGCGACCGACCAGCTCGAACGCGTCGGGCTCGGCGATCAGCTCGACTCCTATCCGGGCGAGCTCTCGGGTGGACAGAAACAGCGCGTCGGGATCGCCCGTGCGCTCGCGATGGAGCCCGACCTGCTCCTCTTCGACGAGCCCACGAGCGCGCTCGATCCCGAACTCGTCGGCGAGGTCACGGCCGTGATGGCTGACCTCGCCGCCGAGGGGATGACGATGCTCGTCGTGACCCACGAGAAAGGGTTCGCCCGCGAGGCCGCGACCGACGCCCTCTTTCTCGATGCGGGATCGATCGCCGAACGCGGCCCGCCCGCACAGCTGTTCGAGAACCCCGAAAACGAACGCACCGCCGAGTTCCTCGATCGCGTCAGCACGGTCTCGGGTGAGCGATGA